The Dehalogenimonas lykanthroporepellens BL-DC-9 genome includes a window with the following:
- a CDS encoding two component transcriptional regulator, winged helix family (KEGG: deb:DehaBAV1_0286 two component transcriptional regulator~PFAM: response regulator receiver; transcriptional regulator domain protein~SMART: response regulator receiver) codes for MKILIVEDDSTIVELVSLCLKVSWPEAQIFYAGLADEGLDILEQENPDLTILDLGLPDRSGLELLKDIRQISSVPVIILTVRDEEADVVRGLELGADDYITKPFRQMEFVSRAKALLRRHQAGDTSLPVTIGPLQFSASRRKITADGKTIKLTATEGKMLYLLARNRGKAVSHDAISNAIWGEKIPDAANSIRVHMRNLRQKLQKIDMGDIIATRSGAGYLMKK; via the coding sequence ATGAAAATATTGATAGTAGAAGATGACAGTACCATTGTCGAGCTGGTCAGCCTGTGCCTGAAGGTCAGCTGGCCGGAAGCCCAGATATTCTACGCCGGACTGGCTGATGAAGGTCTCGATATCCTGGAACAGGAGAATCCGGATTTGACTATCCTCGACCTGGGTCTCCCCGACCGTTCCGGGCTGGAACTTCTCAAGGACATCCGCCAGATTTCCTCCGTTCCGGTAATTATCCTGACCGTCCGCGACGAAGAAGCCGATGTGGTCAGAGGACTGGAACTTGGGGCTGATGACTATATCACCAAACCGTTCCGCCAGATGGAATTCGTTTCCCGGGCCAAGGCGCTGCTCCGGCGACACCAGGCCGGAGATACCAGTTTGCCGGTCACCATCGGTCCACTCCAGTTTTCCGCCTCCCGCCGCAAGATAACTGCCGACGGCAAGACAATCAAACTGACCGCCACCGAAGGCAAGATGCTGTACCTGCTGGCCCGGAATCGGGGTAAAGCGGTGTCTCATGATGCCATCTCCAACGCCATCTGGGGAGAAAAGATACCGGATGCCGCCAACTCCATCAGGGTACATATGCGTAATCTTCGACAGAAACTTCAGAAAATCGACATGGGAGACATTATCGCCACCCGTTCCGGCGCCGGTTACCTGATGAAAAAATAA